One region of Monomorium pharaonis isolate MP-MQ-018 chromosome 11, ASM1337386v2, whole genome shotgun sequence genomic DNA includes:
- the LOC105837961 gene encoding zinc finger protein basonuclin-2 isoform X3, translating to MTAPATGSVGGGGGSGRDDGGGGGGGSGGGGSDSGSGGGGASGGDRNDGGGGGGGGCAGGGGELAEKEERPPASETVEPTAAFDVASLVLYGSRALPIRLKILLDQLFNQLPPAQVTRILAAFGWTHEDYTRGYILQDSQNGPVLDRWSICSAEEEPLVLQQFLRFAETRPFVQQLLLAAGTPGTDAMSPSRRPSPPTMPLAHLPPPLHMLHCGLPPPGSRLPPPLPPPPPPPPPSSSSSSSSISHPSMSPTAQKHYSANHGSITSRANSPPRSLESHLTVSPLNRLQSMQPFDFRKLGTLGLPAFPPLPPPPPSAEQLLQNRKSMRNPQSPHSPPHHSSATSQLQRPHMPVAPVSSSALTFGHPLSVAVSSGALPPSFPTHFPPPPMGKSAGGIGGGLTMPVDVHSGGEKSSEFGSEEDEEDEENSDSALNLSRRDSIMSKHGISSEQRHPPPLSLQATPLGRPPGIPGRKPHSPGKRPGSQWSSAANLPPNLGTPFINPTTGKKRVQCNVCLKTFCDKGALKIHFSAVHLREMHQCTVKGCSMMFSSRRSRNRHSANPNPKLHSPHLRRKISPHDGRSSMAHALVLPPQVAGLPVPATGLNHLPFGSFPLLTPPPDLRSPASLCALDFKHLDLSSTQGGQGRPSYDETLHQRMSSMSTGLSTTSTASTTMPVPMSSVTANTITTTARGSYPGGGTSSNAVSPSTQASSMIPEGEEDDDDDDDDGGIVVVAEDDTSNLPSSRLQPLRADDDEQPADFSLAKRPKLYFGDTADEELASNPDSNEDNDSMGTVDQQPYSVNQHSLNSSSFHSRGVRKRKSQHPTRCAVPAEVHSSSTDGDSSNDEEQRIQRRCLSDGIVAPVSEFQNQPEDMSMSRLEAEERKTLLPGSPRNQKGGFHDRESDSRSPDIGNREREVAASNRRDTLSSQENTEELPQDEPRDLSSRASSVKSPKRQISPEPKIDNTPSSSTSSSVGATTATTTSITKDPDATLSEQKDRRLSSESDETTRTKDETITKKESAEVTQEERRPTSNEEHQDEEDDDDEPMEEVEEDDEEEEVDDALRNQEGERPDVPPRAPSSVDSRPTTADDLSHDSSTNTLRQLESLSQGRCAMPYAETQLVASRSGRGSTSPISLTTHQEITMDNSSHGSRSSSASPSTAAMDTDNSLITYARYENGGFVSTQEVPLDRENPRRCTACGKVFQNHFGVKTHYQNVHLKLMHRCSVDGCNAAFPSKRSRDRHSANLNLHRKLLSTSSSPPLSSSLPPSLSPRVDDTQMNPLLHNEFLARLYADASIGALGAYPLAPGLPSAADLAARIPPPHPLLLPPHLGATFPGLSSFASHLAGLNGLTHQHLNHLTRLTQEQGNRHASVSGSPVSSPGSDDRKEEARCTVPGCERVFGSRAVRDAHSRDPQAHRDLPILSTSSGS from the coding sequence GACTCGCAGAACGGCCCGGTGCTGGACCGATGGAGTATCTGCTCGGCTGAGGAGGAACCGCTGGTCCTGCAGCAGTTCCTCAGGTTCGCCGAGACGCGTCCGTTCGTGCAGCAACTGCTGCTGGCCGCCGGAACGCCGGGTACGGATGCTATGTCACCGAGCAGACGACCTTCGCCACCGACGATGCCACTAGCACACCTGCCGCCCCCGTTGCACATGCTCCATTGTGGCTTACCGCCACCAGGTTCCCGGCTACCGCCCCCGCTACCACcacccccgccgccgccgccaccgtcgtcgtcgtcgtcgtcgtcgtcgatctCTCATCCCTCGATGTCGCCGACGGCGCAGAAACACTACTCGGCGAATCACGGCAGCATCACCAGTAGAGCAAACTCACCTCCGCGTTCCCTAGAGTCACACCTGACGGTGTCGCCGTTGAATCGGCTGCAGAGCATGCAGCCGTTCGACTTTCGGAAGCTGGGTACTCTCGGATTGCCGGCGTTTCCGCCGttgccgccgccaccgccatcCGCGGAGCAACTGCTGCAAAACCGAAAGTCCATGAGGAATCCGCAGAGTCCCCACAGTCCGCCTCATCATTCGTCCGCGACGTCGCAGTTGCAAAGGCCGCATATGCCGGTCGCGCCGGTCTCCTCGTCGGCGTTGACCTTCGGTCACCCGCTCTCGGTCGCGGTCTCCTCCGGGGCGCTACCACCGAGCTTCCCGACGCACTTTCCGCCACCACCGATGGGCAAATCGGCCGGTGGCATCGGCGGCGGGCTGACCATGCCCGTGGATGTGCACAGCGGCGGCGAAAAGAGCAGCGAGTTCGGCTCAGAGGAAGATGAGGAAGACGAGGAGAACTCGGACAGCGCGTTGAACCTCAGCCGACGAGACTCGATCATGTCGAAGCACGGAATCTCCTCCGAGCAGCGACATCCACCGCCGTTGTCGCTTCAGGCCACGCCGTTGGGTAGGCCACCCGGTATACCCGGCAGAAAGCCGCACTCTCCGGGCAAGCGACCGGGCAGCCAGTGGAGCTCTGCCGCGAACTTGCCGCCTAACCTCGGTACACCTTTCATCAATCCCACCACCGGCAAGAAGCGCGTGCAGTGCAACGTTTGCCTGAAGACCTTCTGCGACAAAGGCGCCCTGAAGATACACTTCAGCGCGGTGCATTTGCGCGAGATGCACCAATGCACCGTGAAGGGCTGCAGCATGATGTTCAGCTCGCGCAGGTCGCGCAACCGACATAGCGCGAATCCGAATCCAAAGCTGCACTCGCCGCACCTGCGTCGCAAGATCTCCCCGCACGACGGCCGCTCGTCCATGGCGCACGCCCTGGTACTGCCGCCGCAGGTGGCAGGACTCCCGGTACCCGCCACCGGACTCAACCACTTGCCCTTTGGCTCCTTTCCGTTACTCACACCGCCGCCGGATCTCCGCTCGCCGGCGTCGCTGTGCGCGCTTGACTTTAAGCATCTAGATCTGTCATCCACGCAAGGGGGTCAAGGCAGACCTTCGTACGACGAGACGTTGCACCAGAGGATGAGCTCGATGAGCACGGGCCTGTCAACAACCTCGACGGCCTCGACGACAATGCCGGTACCGATGTCGAGCGTCACGGCGAACACTATCACGACGACGGCGCGAGGTTCGTATCCCGGTGGCGGCACATCCAGTAACGCAGTCTCGCCGTCCACTCAGGCGTCGTCCATGATCCCGGAAGGCGaagaggacgacgacgacgacgacgacgacggtggtATCGTCGTGGTTGCGGAAGACGATACCAGCAATCTGCCGTCATCGAGGTTGCAGCCGTTGCgtgccgacgacgacgagcagCCGGCCGATTTCAGTCTGGCGAAGCGACCGAAGCTCTACTTCGGTGACACCGCCGACGAAGAGCTCGCCAGCAATCCCGATAGCAATGAAGACAACGATTCGATGGGCACGGTTGATCAGCAGCCCTACTCCGTGAACCAGCATTCGCTCAATTCGAGTTCCTTCCACAGCCGGGGTGTGCGCAAGAGGAAGTCCCAGCATCCCACGAGGTGCGCCGTGCCAGCGGAGGTGCACTCCTCGTCCACCGATGGCGATTCCTCCAACGACGAGGAGCAGCGGATTCAACGGCGTTGTCTGTCGGACGGCATCGTCGCACCGGTGTCGGAATTTCAGAATCAGCCGGAGGACATGTCGATGTCCAGGCTTGAAGCCGAAGAACGGAAGACTTTGCTCCCCGGCTCGCCGAGAAATCAAAAAGGTGGCTTTCATGATCGCGAGTCGGACTCGCGCTCTCCGGACATCGGCAACAGGGAGCGCGAGGTGGCGGCTAGCAATCGACGTGATACCCTCTCCTCTCAAGAGAACACGGAGGAGCTACCTCAGGACGAGCCGCGTGACTTGAGCTCGAGGGCGAGCTCGGTCAAATCACCGAAACGGCAGATCAGCCCGGAACCAAAGATCGACAACACGCCATCGTCGAGCACGTCATCGAGCGTTGGGGCAACGACGGCAACGACGACGTCGATAACGAAGGATCCCGATGCGACGTTGTCCGAGCAGAAAGACCGACGATTGAGCTCGGAAAGTGACGAAACGACGAGGACGAAAGACGAGACGATTACGAAAAAAGAGTCCGCCGAGGTGACGCAGGAGGAACGAAGGCCGACGAGCAATGAGGAGCACCAGGACGAGGAGGACGACGATGATGAGCCCATGGAGGAGGTCGAGGAGGATGATGAGGAGGAAGAGGTGGACGACGCGCTGCGCAATCAAGAAGGTGAGCGTCCCGATGTTCCCCCCCGTGCCCCGAGCTCGGTCGACAGCCGTCCGACGACAGCCGACGACCTCTCCCACGACTCCTCGACCAACACTTTGCGTCAACTCGAGTCCTTGTCGCAGGGTCGATGCGCGATGCCGTACGCCGAGACGCAGCTGGTGGCTTCGAGGTCTGGCCGCGGCTCTACCAGCCCTATCAGCCTCACGACCCACCAGGAGATCACCATGGACAACTCCTCACATGGCTCTCGTTCATCCAGCGCCTCACCCTCCACAGCGGCCATGGATACGGACAATAGCCTGATCACGTACGCACGCTACGAGAATGGTGGTTTTGTCAGCACCCAGGAAGTGCCGCTCGACCGTGAGAATCCGCGCCGTTGCACCGCTTGCGGCAAGGTCTTTCAGAATCACTTTGGCGTCAAGACTCACTATCAAAATGTTCACCTCAAACTGATGCATCGCTGCAGCGTGGACGGCTGTAACGCGGCCTTCCCCTCGAAACGATCTCGCGATCGTCACTCGGCGAATCTCAATCTTCACCGGAAACTGTTGTCGACCTCGTCGAGCCCGCCACTTTCCTCCAGCCTGCCGCCGAGTCTATCGCCACGCGTGGACGACACACAGATGAATCCGTTGCTGCACAATGAGTTTCTGGCAAGGCTCTACGCGGATGCTAGTATCGGCGCGCTGGGTGCATATCCCTTGGCACCCGGATTGCCATCCGCGGCTGATCTGGCGGCTCGGATACCACCGCCACATCCGCTCCTGCTGCCGCCACATCTTGGCGCCACGTTCCCGGGTCTATCTTCGTTCGCGTCTCATCTCGCAGGTCTGAACGGCCTTACCCATCAGCATTTGAATCACCTAACGAGATTGACCCAGGAACAGGGCAACAGGCACGCATCCGTTTCGGGCTCGCCGGTGTCCTCGCCGGGCTCGGACGATCGCAAGGAGGAGGCCAGGTGCACTGTACCCGGCTGCGAGCGCGTCTTTGGTTCCCGAGCTGTACGGGATGCGCATTCCAGGGACCCCCAGGCTCACCGCGACCTACCGATCCTGTCTACCAGCAGCGGCTCGTGA